A window of Carassius carassius chromosome 48, fCarCar2.1, whole genome shotgun sequence genomic DNA:
tactagaaccaggaagtatgaccatattagcccggtcctgtcaacactgcactggctccctatcaagcatcacatagattttaaaatattgcttattacttataaagccctgaatggtttagcacctcagtatttgaatgagctccttttacattataatcctctacgtccgctacgttctcaaaactcaggcaatttgataatacctagaatatcaaaatcaactgcaggcggcagatccttttcctatttggcgcctaaactctggaataacctacctaacattgttcgggaggcagacacactcttgcagtttaaatctagattaaagacccatctctttaacctggcatacacataacatactaatatgcttttattttccaaatccgttaaaggatttttaggctgcattaattaggtaaaccggaaccggaaacacttcccataacaccctatgtacttgctacatcattagaagaatggcatctacgctaatatttgtctgtttctctcttattccgaggtcaccgtggccaccagatccagtctgtgtccagatcagagggtcactgcagtcacccggatccagtacgtatccagaccagatgctggatcagcacctagaaaggacctctacatccctgaaagacagcggagaccaggacaactagagccccagatacagatcccctgtaaagaccttgtctcagaggagcaccaggacaagaccacaggaaacagatgattcttctgcacaatctgactttgctgcagcctggaattgaactactggtttcgtctggtcagaggagaactggccccccaactgagcctggtttctcccaaggtttttttctccattctgtcaccgatggagtttcggttccttgccgctgtcgcctctggcttgcttagttggggacacttcatctacagcgatatcgttgacttgattgcaaataaatgcacagacactatttaactgaacagagatgacatcactgaatccaatgatgaactgcctttaactatcattttgcattattgacactgttttcctaatgaatgttgttcagttgctttgacgcaatgtattttgtttaaagtgctatataaataaagctgacttgacttgacacacacacagtgaaaacacacacacagtgaacaaacacacacacacacacacacacagtgaacaaacacacacacacacacacagtgaacacacacacagtgaacatacacacacacacacagtgaacacacacacacacagtgaacacacacattcagtgaacacacacacactctcacacacacacacacacacacacagtgaacacacacacagtgaacatacacacacacacacagtgaacacacacacacagtgaacacacacacacacagtgaacacacacattcagtgaacacacacacactctcacacacacacacacacacacacacacacatacacacacacacacagtgaacacacacacacacagtgaacacacacattcagtgaacacacacacactctcacacacacacacacacactctcacacacacacacacacacacactctctcaggcTCAGTGCTGCTGGTCTGCTCTCACGTTCCACTGCAGGACGGCCGGTGGCAGGACGGCGCAGGGTCCCATCACTCTGTTCCCGCTGATGTTGAATCCGCGCGGGCTGTAGCTGTAGATGACGGCTCCTCCTCCTTCCTTCTGCAGGAGCGTCACTGTGGTCCTCTGGTAGAGCTCGTCATCGGCGGGACCGAGCCTGTGGCAGCGCACCTGAGACACGCTACAACACAGAAACAACAATACAGTTATGTGCAGCACACAACAGAGCCCGTGTGATGAACACTGCAGCCCACAATGCACTGCGCTTGACCTTCTACTGATTTGATTTgacttaaaaagcatttttacacacaaaaaattattttatattcagaaatccttttatatCTGAGATCACTGCACACCACAAGCATGATAAGGTGATGTTACAATTTAGCAAAGACTGTCTGAATACTGTCTCAGTTTTCGGTTCGCAGAATATACTGTAAACAGAGCACACGAGAGCTGCAGAACACCGTTTACCGGCTCAGAGCCGGAAGAACCCAAGAACCGAGCCGCAGTCCGTGAACGGTTCCCGGTGACAGGAGCCTTGCGCAGCTGACGGCGGCCATGACGCACGGAACCCTCGAGCGCGCGCAGACGGACACGCGCATCGGTGATGACAACATCCTGCGCAATGACAGTTCTCCTGCGCAATTGATCATCTTTAACACTTTATAGGTTCATTGCTGTATATGTTATCGTTCATATTCgccatttattaaatgtttattgatcatttatttttatagtagGCTACATGTCAATATTCACACATAAATAtccagttattttttatttaaactcgaGCATCTCAGTATTCCCGTGAATTAGCTGCACAGGTTCTGAGCTCGATTATTTTCCCTGGAGTGCGCGTGACTGCCTGTGCGCGCGCCCGCTGTCGTGTTTACTGGCTGCGGTTCTCCGGCTCGCGCATTTGCACGATCTGAGCGTGTTATGATCGCGCTGCTTGTGTTTATATCGTTGCTCTGAGTGCGACGGACGCGTCAGTGCGGTGGAAACGGCCGGTTGATGATGTATCGCTCCCTGTTCGCCTTCAGCTCGGCGGAGCGGAACGCGCTGCGCTTCCCCGCGGGAGAGTCTTTCCTCGTCCTCGAGCGCAGCAGCGCGCACTGGTGGCTCGCGACGCGCTGCAGCTCCGGAGAGACCGGCTACATCCCCGCCTCATACATCGAGAAAATACCGGTGAGACGGACAAATATattcgtgtgcgtgcgtgtgtgtgcgtgcgcgcgtgtgtgcgcgtgtgtgcgcgtgcgtgagtgtgtgtgcgtgcgtgagtgtgtgtaaaTACACGTAATTTGTGTTATGTAATGTTTtagaatattatttttcattgtatttattattacatgtttgtattttacatttgtacgtcatatataatattgtattatattcctatatgcagtttttattttatttttttatatatataattgaatgtaatattttatgcAATTTTACAGAATCATATTCAATTTAGtatttcatgtttatattttttgtcatattatatacatttttatatcgtATTGGGTTATATTCTAATaacatgtcatttttatttttatattatatcaatatatgattatatttctttatattttttgattttcgtaaattattgtatttttatatgacactaaattttaaagtttttagAATACAGATCATAGAGTATAATTCAGATTTACATACATATGTTAATATTATAGAatcttatattttttatatttgatttattattattaagtttttatatattatattgggttgtagattagattagatttaactttattgtcactgcacatgtaaggtacaaggcaacgaaatgcagttagcatctaaccagaagtgcaataagcagaagtacagaatatacaaggtctataatatgtacaataactatacagataagtattatagacattatttacagattttaaatactataagcatgatatagagataggtgtgctatgaacatactaaacagatggattatgtaaaagtgtatgtacactataggcagaactatgaacataattacactagtgcaatggacagtaaagtgcacagaaaatatttcagtgtgacaatggattactcagtgtttctggatgaacagacagtagtgcaagtaataacaagttactgtttttaggttgtttttaataaataaataaatcagtcagatgtagtgttgaagagggggaggagtctgtgtgtgtgtgtgtgtgtgtgtgcacgtgtatggtgtgtgtgtgggggggggggtgtcagagggcagagttcagcaaggagatagctgtagggaaaaagctgttcctgaatctgctggtccttgtctggaggctcctgaagcgccccccggagggcaggaggttaaacagtctgtggtcagggtgagaggagtccttgagaatgctgcgagctcgacgtagacagcgtttcctctggatgtcctcaagagcaggaagtggtgtgtCTGTGATgcattgggcagttttcacccccctctgcagtgccttgcggtcagtcactgagcagttcccataccagactgtgatgcaatggtcaggatgctctcaatcgcacaccggtagaagttcaccaggatggatgaagacggctggttcttcttcagtgtcctgaggaagaagaggcgctggtgagccttcttgaccaggctggaggtgtgtgtagtccaggacagttcctccgagatggtggttcccaggaacttgaagctggagacacgttcaacaaccatcccgttaatgtggatggggtcatgcgtgcttcctttcttcttcctgaagtccacaatgagctccttagtcttattggtgttaaggagcaggttattgtcagcgcaccatgtggccaggtgctgtacctcttccctgtaggcGTCTCATCATTGttactgatgaggccaatcaccgtggtgtcgtctgcaaacgtaatgatggagttggatccatgcacaggcttgcagtcgtggatgtaaagggagtaaaggaatgggctcagcacacagccctgtggtacgccagtgttaagtgtgatggtggtggagtgggtgtggcctgactGAACATGCTGAGtgaggcctgttggtcagaaagtccataatgcagttgcagagggaggtgttaatgtccaggtctccaagttttgtggtcagcttggagggaatgacggtgttaaatgctgaactgaagtcaacaaacaacatcctaacatacgtgttgttattgtccaagtgtATGAGTGCAGAGtccagcactgtgcatactgcatcctctgtgctatTCCTGCAGTAGgtaaattggtgtgggtccagtgtgggggGGAGGCAGTccttgaggtgtgctaggaccagtcgctcgaagcacttcatgatgatgggtgtgagtgctacgg
This region includes:
- the ndufaf3 gene encoding NADH dehydrogenase [ubiquinone] 1 alpha subcomplex assembly factor 3, with translation MRVSVCARSRVPCVMAAVSCARLLSPGTVHGLRLGSWVLPALSRVSQVRCHRLGPADDELYQRTTVTLLQKEGGGAVIYSYSPRGFNISGNRVMGPCAVLPPAVLQWNVGHHTDITVESLSLFYLLEPRIEILVLGTGARTERLDPSVLDFLKKKGIAVEVQDTPNACATFNFLSSERRLAAAGLIPPPAAE